A window of Saccopteryx leptura isolate mSacLep1 chromosome 5, mSacLep1_pri_phased_curated, whole genome shotgun sequence contains these coding sequences:
- the CENPB gene encoding major centromere autoantigen B, with amino-acid sequence MGPKRRQLTFREKSRIIQEVEENPDLRKGEIARRFNIPPSTLSTILKNKRAILASERKYGVASTCRKTNKLSPYDKLEGLLIAWFQQIRAAGLPVKGIILKEKALRIAEELGMDDFTASNGWLDRFRRRHGVVSGSGVARARSRSTASRAPAAPASPPAVPSEGSGGGTTGWHALEEQPPSVVEGYASQDVFSATETSLWYDFLLPDQAAGLCGSDGRARRATQRLSVLLCANADGSEKLPPLVAGKSAKPRAGQAGLPCDYTANSKGGVTTQALAKYLKALDTRMAAESRRVLLLAGRLAAQSLDTSGLRHVQLAFFPSGTVQPLERGVVQQVKGHYRQAMLLKAMAALEGQDRSGLQLGLMEALHFVAAAWQAVEPSDIAACFREAGFGGGPNATITTALKSEGEEEEEEEEEEEEEEEEEEEGEGEEEEAEEEEEGEEEEEGGEGEELEEEEEVEEGDVDDSDEEEEEEEESSSEGLEAEDWAQGVMEAGGSFGGYGAQEEAQCPTLHFLEGEEDSESDSEEEEDDDDNDDDDEDDDDEDGDEVPVPSFGEAMAYFAMVKRYLTSFPIDDRVQSHILHLEHDLVHVTRKNHARQAGVWGLGYQS; translated from the coding sequence ATGGGCCCCAAGCGGCGGCAGCTGACGTTCCGGGAGAAGTCGCGGATCAtccaggaggtggaggagaaCCCGGACCTGCGCAAGGGCGAGATCGCGCGGCGTTTCAACATCCCACCGTCCACGCTGAGCACCATCCTGAAGAACAAGCGCGCCATCCTGGCGTCGGAGCGCAAGTACGGTGTGGCCTCCACCTGCCGCAAGACCAACAAGCTATCCCCCTACGACAAGCTCGAGGGGCTGCTCATCGCCTGGTTCCAACAGATCCGCGCCGCTGGCTTGCCAGTGAAGGGCATCATTCTCAAGGAGAAGGCTCTGCGGATAGCCGAGGAGTTGGGCATGGACGACTTCACTGCCTCCAATGGCTGGCTGGACCGCTTCCGCCGGCGGCACGGAGTAGTGTCCGGCAGTGGCGTGGCTCGAGCCCGCTCGCGTAGCACTGCTTCCCGGGCCCCAGCAGCGCCCGCCAGCCCACCTGCGGTGCCCTCGGAGGGCAGCGGCGGGGGCACGACGGGCTGGCACGCTCTGGAGGAACAGCCGCCGTCGGTGGTCGAGGGCTACGCCTCCCAGGACGTGTTCAGCGCCACTGAGACCAGCCTGTGGTACGACTTTCTTCTGCCGGATCAGGCCGCGGGGTTGTGCGGCAGTGATGGACGTGCGCGCAGGGCCACCCAGCGCCTGAGTGTGTTGCTGTGCGCCAACGCAGACGGCAGCGAGAAGCTGCCCCCGCTGGTGGCCGGCAAGTCAGCCAAGCCCCGTGCAGGCCAAGCTGGCCTGCCCTGCGACTACACTGCCAACTCTAAGGGTGGTGTCaccactcaggccctggccaagtaCCTGAAGGCCCTAGACACCCGCATGGCTGCAGAGTCTCGCCGAGTCCTGCTACTTGCCGGCCGCCTGGCTGCCCAGTCCCTGGATACCTCGGGCCTGCGGCATGTGCAGCTGGCCTTCTTCCCATCGGGCACCGTACAGCCGCTGGAGCGGGGAGTGGTCCAGCAGGTGAAGGGCCACTACCGTCAAGCCATGCTGCTCAAGGCCATGGCTGCGCTAGAAGGCCAAGATCGGTCAGGCCTGCAGCTCGGCCTCATGGAGGCTCTGCACTTCGTGGCTGCAGCCTGGCAGGCAGTGGAGCCTTCGGACATAGCTGCCTGCTTTCGTGAGGCTGGCTTCGGGGGTGGGCCAAATGCTACCATCACCACTGCCCTCAAAAGCgagggtgaggaagaggaggaggaggaggaggaagaagaggaggaggaagaggaggaagaggaaggtgaaggggaggaggaggaggcagaggaggaggaagaaggagaggaagaggaggaagggggggaaggagaggagttggaggaggaagaggaggtagaagagggtgatgttgatgacagtgatgaagaggaggaagaggaggaagagagctcCTCTGAGGGCTTGGAAGCAGAGGACTGGGCCCAGGGGGTAATGGAGGCTGGTGGCAGCTTTGGAGGCTATGGTGCCCAGGAGGAGGCCCAGTGCCCTACCCTCCATTTCCTGGAAGGTGAGGAGGACTCGGAGTCGGACAGTGAGGAAGAAGAGGACGACGATGACAATGACGATGacgatgaagatgatgatgatgaggatgGTGATGAGGTGCCTGTGCCCAGCTTCGGGGAGGCCATGGCTTACTTTGCTATGGTAAAGAGGTACTTGACCTCCTTCCCCATTGATGATCGTGTGCAGAGCCACATCCTCCACTTGGAACATGATCTGGTCCATGTGACCAGGAAGAATCACGCCAGGCAGGCAGGAGTTTGGGGTCTTGGATATCAAAGCTGA
- the SPEF1 gene encoding sperm flagellar protein 1 isoform X2 — protein sequence MAGSVDEEALHQLYLWVDNIPLSRPKRNLSRDFSDGVLVAEVIKFYFPKMVEMHNYVPANSLQQKLSNWRHLNRKVLNKLNFSVPEDVMCKIAQCVPGVVELVLIPLRQRLDEWQKQRKQGSGSLQELAPQDGTGYMDVGFSQKARGEGALDPQGGGQLRGTRLPASRPRGYNQVLHGDPSFVLQIAEKEQELLASQETVQVLQMKVRRLEHLLQLKNIRIDDLSRRLQQAEHTQR from the exons ATGGCCGGCAGCGTGGACGAGGAGGCGCTGCATCAGCTGTACCTGTGGGTAGACAACATCCCTCTGTCCCGGCCCAAGCGAAATCTCTCCCGGGACTTCAGTGACGGAG TCCTGGTCGCAGAAGTCATCAAGTTTTACTTCCCCAAGATGGTGGAGATGCACAATTATGTCCCTGCCAACTCTCTCCAGCAGAAGCTCAGCAACTGGCGTCACCTGAACAG GAAGGTGCTGAACAAGCTGAACTTCTCAGTCCCAGAAGATGTGATGTGCAAGATTGCGCAGTGCGTCCCTGGCGTGGTGGAGTTGGTGCTCATTCCGCTGAGGCAGCGCCTGGATGAGTGGCAGAAGCAGAGGAAGCAGGGCTCAGGCTCCTTACAG GAGCTGGCCCCCCAGGATGGCACTGGCTACATGGATGTGG GTTTCTCACAGAAGGCTCGAGGAGAAGGTGCCCTGGACCCCCAGGGAGGGGGGCAGCTCAG GGGGACACGGCTGCCAGCCTCCAGGCCTCGAGGGTATAACCAGGTGCTGCATGGAGACCCAAGTTTCGTCCTCCAGATCGCTGAAAAGGAGCAGGAGTTGTTAGCCTCACAGGAAACTGTGCAG GTCCTCCAGATGAAGGTGAGGCGCTTGGAGCACCTCCTCCAGCTCAAGAACATACGCATCGACGACCTCTCCCGGCGGCTCCAGCAGGCAGAACATACGCAGCGGTGA
- the SPEF1 gene encoding sperm flagellar protein 1 isoform X1, with protein MAGSVDEEALHQLYLWVDNIPLSRPKRNLSRDFSDGVLVAEVIKFYFPKMVEMHNYVPANSLQQKLSNWRHLNRKVLNKLNFSVPEDVMCKIAQCVPGVVELVLIPLRQRLDEWQKQRKQGSGSLQELAPQDGTGYMDVGFSQKARGEGALDPQGGGQLRGTRLPASRPRGYNQVLHGDPSFVLQIAEKEQELLASQETVQVLQMKVRRLEHLLQLKNIRIDDLSRRLQQAEHTQRLIPSSMN; from the exons ATGGCCGGCAGCGTGGACGAGGAGGCGCTGCATCAGCTGTACCTGTGGGTAGACAACATCCCTCTGTCCCGGCCCAAGCGAAATCTCTCCCGGGACTTCAGTGACGGAG TCCTGGTCGCAGAAGTCATCAAGTTTTACTTCCCCAAGATGGTGGAGATGCACAATTATGTCCCTGCCAACTCTCTCCAGCAGAAGCTCAGCAACTGGCGTCACCTGAACAG GAAGGTGCTGAACAAGCTGAACTTCTCAGTCCCAGAAGATGTGATGTGCAAGATTGCGCAGTGCGTCCCTGGCGTGGTGGAGTTGGTGCTCATTCCGCTGAGGCAGCGCCTGGATGAGTGGCAGAAGCAGAGGAAGCAGGGCTCAGGCTCCTTACAG GAGCTGGCCCCCCAGGATGGCACTGGCTACATGGATGTGG GTTTCTCACAGAAGGCTCGAGGAGAAGGTGCCCTGGACCCCCAGGGAGGGGGGCAGCTCAG GGGGACACGGCTGCCAGCCTCCAGGCCTCGAGGGTATAACCAGGTGCTGCATGGAGACCCAAGTTTCGTCCTCCAGATCGCTGAAAAGGAGCAGGAGTTGTTAGCCTCACAGGAAACTGTGCAG GTCCTCCAGATGAAGGTGAGGCGCTTGGAGCACCTCCTCCAGCTCAAGAACATACGCATCGACGACCTCTCCCGGCGGCTCCAGCAGGCAGAACATACGCAGCG ACTGATCCCAAGTTCTATGAACTGA
- the ADISSP gene encoding adipose-secreted signaling protein: MAGRPSKAAASEGNKPRVRSIRFAAGHDTEGSQSHVHFDEKLHDSVVMVTQESDSSFLVKVGFLKILHRYEITFTLPSVQRLSKDVREAPVPSLHLKLLSVMPVPEGYSVKCEYTAHKEGVLKEEMLLACEGGTGTCVRVLVQARVMDRHHGTPMLLDGVKCVGAELEYDSEHSDWHGFD, from the exons ATGGCAGGGAGGCCGTCCAAGGCTGCAGCCAGCGAGG GCAACAAGCCCAGAGTCCGGAGTATCCGCTTCGCGGCAGGCCATGATACAGAAGGCTCCCAGAGCCACGTCCACTTTGATGAGAAGTTGCATGATTCGGTTGTCATGGTCACCCAGGAGAGTGACAGCAGCTTTCTGGTAAAG GTCGGCTTCCTGAAGATCCTGCACAGGTATGAGATTACCTTCACTCTGCCCTCGGTGCAAAGGCTGAGCAAGGACGTCCGAGAGGCACCTGTCCCCAGCCTGCACCTCAAGCTTCTCAGCGTCATGCCTGTCCCTGAAG GTTACAGCGTCAAGTGTGAGTACACGGCGCACAAGGAAGGTGTCCTCAAGGAGGAGATGCTGCTAGCCTGTGAAGGTGGCACAGGCACCTGCGTGCGCGTGCTGGTGCAGGCACGCGTCATGG ACCGGCACCATGGCACACCCATGCTGCTAGATGGTGTCAAGTGCGTGGGTGCCGAGCTAGAGTACGACTCGGAACACAGCGACTGGCACGGCTTCGACTGA